tttttctacattttttatgagttaatttcatttttggtcctagatttataggtggcagtccacttttagtcttttttttcaagaacatccacttttagtcctagtattattgtagcgtgaccatttttggttctctattaacaaaacagtttaaatgtcgttaaataatacaatgacattttagtcttcaattatgaatttttttttaaaaataaacataaaaaatatagaggGTCAACTTACTTTATATAAAAcagatcaaaatgtcattgtatttaacaacattttaatgattttgttgacggaagaccaaaaatagtcatgccacaataatactatgactaaataaggatgttttaataaaaagggACTAAACGTGAACTATcatctataaatttaggacaaaaaatgtaattaactcCAATTTTTTATCtttagatctttttttttttattttttccttctctgTTTAGAACCGGAATCGATCGGCTTCGAACTGAAACCTTTTTAGGTTCCGATTTAGTTTCTACCATGCCTAATAATAAAGGTTTTTTCTATTCTTTgactttttgttttcattatttccttttaaagtcttaattttttttttgtcacttttCATTTGTAGAGTTGACCAATGGAATCGGGAGTGGTGAACCTGGTTTTTTCCCTCTCTAATTgctgtaaatttaattttgcaatcttagtaacacatttttaattacctaattttgatttttaggcTAATATTGTACGATAGTGACTCGGCAACATTTTAAATGTTGTTATCATTGCAATACTCAAAAgtcaaaaactcaaaattgatGTACTATACATACATTTATAATAACCATTATGCTTTTTGTTTTTGCCTTGATTCCATAAATATTGAGTAATTGGTAAATGGTAATCTAGTACCTTGGTGTATCttactttctttatttttgggTTTCTTTCCATATTTCTTAAATTCTTACTTGAGAATCGAAGTTGTTTATAGTGATGCTTCCACCAAGTGTCCAAATAAATGGAATTGGGTTATGTTCCTTGTGTAGTTTGATATTGCTACTAGAACTCATATAACATTTTACCCGCAATGCTTaccttaatatatataaacatgtgcgTAGCGTTATACAACCATAACTCACTAGcaaagtatacatatatacaaacagTAGAATTATAGCATTTGTTAATGGCGCATTTGTTCATCCTTGCAAACGAGCTTACATCGATGCAAACCTCCAGTGCCATCAAACCCAGGTGTGTGCGAACATATTTAGTGCCAGACCGCAATGTTAGCAACAGTATAAAGTGTCGCGAATGTGTGTTTCACGACAAGGAGGTAAGCCTGATAATgttttttgtatattatgtttAGATTAAGTTTAGCTAATGTTTCTGGTATTCTCACCGCACTGCGtaggaataaaaataaaatcttgcAAAGCCCTGTTGTTTATTTACTGATTGTTTCTAATTTATTCTAATGGTTTTCTACTTGGTCATTCTGTTTGTTTTctaattgtttattttaatctttattgtAATAGTGTTAATCTAAATAAAAGTAGCATACGCAAAATGCATAATGTGCACAAAGTGTAATCCTGAaaggtttttaattttttaaaatcatggtTTTAAGATTTTGAATGCCCAGAACTAATAATGAATGTAAACCCTaattgttttctaatataacaTTTAAAAACCATTCAGATTCTAAACAATTCAGTCTTACCAGTACAGATAagggtattaaaaaaaaaccagtaCAGATAAGggtataattattttttggactgtattataatattaagatttaattattatataaatcattaatcatatcatatcatataataataaaagacatTTACTGGTAAGgttttatttacaataataaaaaGACATTTACTGACAGAATGCATTTCACATATAAAATCAattataataaacatttaaaaattgtaaaaaacaCTTACCTGAGATCCTATTTTACCACTTTTATAATCCCATTGATGCTTTCTACTCAAAAAAACCAGTCTTTGGGCACAAACATGTATAAGTAGCCACATCTAGAGTAAGTAATCCTACTGATTTGTAATGAGTTAgatattaataatttgtaaatttaattttttactcaTTGCACTTTACTGTTTTACTCATTTGTTGTTTAGAAGAAATATAACCACAACCATACAATTGACATgtgtatattaatataatttgtaaatttaatctttaatattaatactttgttattttattattattgaccctgttacatttAGTAAATGTCCATATACtatctcaacctactgaaggtctaacaaagtcaacattgcacccactgaggctcgaacccatgaccttccacttaaaagaatcacttcatgccgttTGACCACAGGGCCTTTggcaaacaaaacaaaaaatatatatatattatttatgtaagtTAATCTTATTTTAATCGCCTTGATGAGatctttaatattatttatgaaataatatataatttatgtttaaatatttaacaaaatatgtaactcaaaagTATGTAactatataaaaacaaaaaggataCAAAAGAAATTATCAAAAAAGTCAAGTACAAAACAGTGAAGAAAAATATTAGCAGATATGGCGTTCACCACTTCACCCACGACAAAACTTTTGCTGTTTTGGCGTGTTCGCGTCAATTGTTTTGCCGTTACGCCATTTTTTTCAGTGTTGGTTGgagataagatttttttttttttatctctgaGAACAACTGGACTGATCACATGAATGAAATTTAAGAGCAAAGCAAAGATTTTTATCTCTTTCAAATCTGAGAACATCCATTCGTCAATGGAAGAAGCCAATGGTAGGATTTCTTGAATTCCCCAGTATACTGTGCTTTCAAGTTTTCACTGTTCAAAACTCAAAAGGGTGTGTTGAAATTTCTGTTGCTATCCTGTTGACTGTTTGGACCTATCACTTTTTCGTGTTGCATCATTTTTGTAGTTTTCttcacctttttctttttttaatcttcCAAGAATTTCAAAGATTGGGATTTTAGGCATACCCTTTTGGGCCTTCTGGGGCTTGATCTGCTTGCTGGGTTTTGTGATTGTGCTACTGATTCAGTGTTCTTGTAGTGAGGTTGAGTTTGATTTAtgatatgaaaattttaaaatgggcATCTTCCTCTGAACACCCGGTTCAGTGTTAAATTAATCAGAGATTACCCAGtttaatattgaattacaaTTACTCCGTGAATAATTGCAGTACTATATTTGGTTCTGAATTACTATTCATATGCACAATAAATCTTGACTACATAGTTGCTTTTAACTTCCTGCTAAAAAAATTGGATCTTTGTGTAATTTACTAATGTATAGCCATAAAACAAATTGGGTTGTGCTTGTTGTGAGATACTAAAATCTGCTCTCTGCTTATTGTGTAGAAAACTATATTGATATGTGATGTATAACGTTATTATCATCATAGTGcaataaaagaataatattcCTGACATATTCACTAAGTGTTAGTGTGCTACTGCAACTTTCCTTCATTAGATTTACTCCTTTCTTTGTTTGATTTTCATCATCACTTTAATCTCTCCCTCTTTTGGTCAGTTGTTGAAGCCAAGGATGGAACTACCTCAGTTGCCACCGCATTTGCAGGCAACCAGGAAGGTAACCTGAAGGCCTCATTTCTAGttactttttccttttccaattagTGTTCACTTCTTATTACTTATCATTTGTCGAGAAGTAATTGGAGTCATTCTAATGCTAGTGGTTATATAAATACATCTTCATATTTGACACTGCagatttctttttttgtttcatGGCTTCAATGTCGATATGGCATCTAGACATGCATAACAAGTTGGCCATTCTAATTTACCTGAGATCTCACTCTTAGATAGACATATGTGTAAAGATGGCTGTCCTCTTTGCTTTGTTCTTTTAAGGAAAAGATAAAAAGTCTGTTTTCTAAGAAATGTTATGCcatagtttttttaaaaatgcattacATGAAGAATtcagtaacttttttttttctctgttgGTTATTTCTACCAGCTGTACAGGATAGAGATGAAATTTTTTTGAGAAGAGCAGTTGATGAAGCTTATAAAGCTGCAGAATGTGGTGAAGGAGCCCCATTTGGTGCTGTTATTGTTTGCAACGATGAAGTTGTTGTTAGCTGCCACAACATGATGTATAACAACACTGACCCTACTGCTCATGCCGAGGTGACAGCTATAAGAGAGGTTTGATATATCAGCGTTCCCTTCCATTTCTATGTATGTAATGTCTTACCTTCTACTAGTATTTCACCGTTTACTGATTTCAGGCATGTAAAAAGCTGAACCGCATTAAGCTATCAGACTGCGAAATATATGCGTCGTGTGAGCCATGCCCAATGTGCTTTTCTGCTATCCAGCTCTCGAAAATGAAGGTTACCATTTTTCCTGCTGTTTCTTCAACTAAAATCATGACTGCCCGTGTTTATGCATTTCCTGATTTCATCCATTATTTGGTATTGTGGTGCAGAGGCTCGTTTACGGAGCCAAAGCAGAAGCTGCCATGGCCGTTGGATTTGGATCTATTGCAGATGCTCTAAGAGGTACTGGTTTCTATCAGAAGGCTAACTTGGAGATAAAGAGAGTTGATGGTAATGAGGCCATTATTGCTGAACAAGTGTTTGAGAATACAAAAGCTAAGTTTCCTATTCATTCAAAGTAAATGAACATTGgaatttgtttgtggaaatgtaatatttgtgaAAGTGTGGATCAGGATACtgtgttttctttcattaactaatataatgaaataatattGGGTGTACTATTGCGGTTTACATGACatgtttgattaaataaattagaataaattgGTTAGGAATGTGCTTGATGTTCCTATTTCTATTGTGGATCTAAATCTATATTTAGTACCCAATGGAAGAGTCTTAATTCCTTTTACAAGTTTCTTAACTCCAAAAATTGTAGAAGCTCTTATTCGTGTCCAGGATTGGATGAGGTTGTCAAATTAGTCAATCACAATTAGGGATGATCGCGGTTTAATTTTAGTTCTGAACCGCCGGATCATGATTCTGAGAAATGATAAATTGGAATGGGGAGTTCCGATTTAAACTTTTTTAG
This region of Ipomoea triloba cultivar NCNSP0323 chromosome 15, ASM357664v1 genomic DNA includes:
- the LOC116007083 gene encoding guanosine deaminase-like; the encoded protein is MKFKSKAKIFISFKSENIHSSMEEANVVEAKDGTTSVATAFAGNQEAVQDRDEIFLRRAVDEAYKAAECGEGAPFGAVIVCNDEVVVSCHNMMYNNTDPTAHAEVTAIREACKKLNRIKLSDCEIYASCEPCPMCFSAIQLSKMKRLVYGAKAEAAMAVGFGSIADALRGTGFYQKANLEIKRVDGNEAIIAEQVFENTKAKFPIHSK